A genomic window from Stigmatopora argus isolate UIUO_Sarg chromosome 13, RoL_Sarg_1.0, whole genome shotgun sequence includes:
- the umps gene encoding uridine 5'-monophosphate synthase, with protein sequence MADVCLDTFILKLQDVNAVKFGEYKLKSGIMTPIYIDLRVLVSHPLLLNQMSKFIYQRALKEHLKFDLLCGVPYTALPIATIICSTHELPMVIRRKEAKNYGTKRLVEGSFKEGDTCLIIEDTVTSGSSILETAEVLYKEGLKVTDAIVLMDREQGAVDMLASKGIRLHPIISMFKLLDVLKASDRIDAFTAQSVREFILANNTFRPNKENGGDLPAPKRQCVERELSYEDRAKLPNVHPVAKTLFTVMAAKQSNLCVSADVTSSEELLKLADLLGPKICLLKTHVDILTDFTEAFIQKLKVIAEKHNFLIFEDRKFADIGNTVKHQYEGGLYRISSWSHVVNAHAVPGDGLVSGLASVGKPLGRGCLLIAQMSSRGSLATGGYTEAAVKMAEEHSDFVMGFICGSKVTKRPEFVHMTPGVRMTAGGDTLGQQYTTPLEVIFHKGCDVIIVGRGILEASDRLDAAEAYRKSGWEAYTRRITERGQ encoded by the exons ATGGCAGATGTCTGTTTAGATACTTTCATCCTGAAGCTACAAGATGTAAACGCGGTGAAGTTTGGGGAATATAAGCTCAAAAGCGGCATCATGACACCTATTTACATCGACTTGAGAGTCCTCGTGTCTCACCCACTGCTCCTCAATCAG ATGTCCAAATTCATCTACCAAAGAGCTTTAAAAGAGCACCTCAAGTTTGACCTCCTTTGTGGTGTCCCTTACACTGCCTTGCCAATTGCCACCATCATCTGCTCCACACACGAGCTGCCCATGGTCATCAGGCGCAAGGAAGCCAAGAACTACG GAACCAAACGTCTGGTGGAGGGCTCGTTCAAAGAGGGAGATACTTGCCTCATCATTGAAGACACGGTGACCAGTGGTTCCAGCATCCTGGAAACTGCGGAAGTGCTGTACAAAGAAGGACTGAAG GTGACGGATGCCATCGTGTTGATGGACCGAGAACAAGGAGCGGTAGACATGCTGGCCTCCAAAGGCATCAGGCTGCACCCCATCATCTCCATGTTCAAGTTGCTGGACGTGCTTAAGGCCTCCGATCGCATCGACGCGTTCACGGCTCAGAGCGTGCGCGAGTTCATCTTGGCTAACAACACTTTTAG GCCAAATAAGGAGAATGGCGGTGACCTTCCGGCGCCCAAGAGGCAATGTGTGGAACGGGAGTTAAGCTATGAAGATAGAGCTAAACTACCGA ATGTTCACCCCGTGGCGAAGACGCTGTTTACCGTGATGGCGGCCAAGCAGTCCAACCTGTGCGTCTCTGCCGACGTCACCAGCAGCGAAGAGCTGCTCAAGCTCGCCGACCTGCTCGGTCCCAAGATTTGCTTATTAAAGACCCACGTGGATATTTTGACG GATTTCACCGAAGCCTTCATTCAGAAGCTGAAGGTCATCGCTGAGAAGCACAACTTCCTCATATTTGAAGACCGGAAATTTGCCGATATTGGGAATACGGTCAAGCACCAGTACGAAG GCGGTTTGTACCGGATTTCTTCATGGTCACACGTGGTGAACGCTCACGCGGTGCCGGGGGACGGGCTCGTGAGCGGCCTGGCTTCTGTCGGCAAGCCGCTGGGTCGAGGCTGTCTGCTAATCGCGCAAATGAGCTCGCGAGGATCCCTGGCGACGGGCGGCTACACCGAGGCGGCG gtgaAAATGGCTGAAGAGCATTCTGACTTTGTCATGGGCTTCATCtgcgggtcaaaggtcacaaagAGACCCGAGTTTGTCCACATGACACCAGGCGTGCGAATGACAGCTGGAG GAGACACGTTGGGCCAGCAGTACACCACGCCACTGGAGGTCATCTTCCATAAGGGATGCGACGTCATCATCGTTGGACGCGGCATTTTGGAAGCGTCGGATAGGCTGGACGCCGCCGAGGCTTACAGGAAGTCAGGCTGGGAGGCGTACACCCGTAGAATAACCGAGCGTGGGCAATAA
- the cryba2b gene encoding beta-crystallin A2b, translating into MNTQQLEQMGQFKVTVWEEENFQGKRSEFMLECQNITERGFNKIRSIKVENGPWVGYEYPDFQGQQFILEKGDYPRHEAWSGNSSYRTEHILSFRPIKCANHSDSKVTLYESEDFQGRKFEMCDDYPSLQAMGWTTKEVPSIKVNSGAWVAYQFPGYRGYQYILERDRHQGEYRNYNEFSTQAHTNQVQSIRRIQH; encoded by the exons ATGAACACTCAGCAGCTGGAGCAGATGGGCCAGTTCAAGGTCACCGTGTGGGAGGAGGAGAACTTCCAGGGAAAGCGTAGTGAGTTCATGTTGGAGTGCCAGAACATCACGGAGAGAGGCTTCAACAAGATCCGCTCCATCAAGGTCGAGAACGGACC ATGGGTGGGTTACGAATACCCCGATTTCCAAGGCCAGCAGTTCATCCTGGAGAAGGGGGACTACCCTCGCCACGAGGCCTGGAGCGGAAATAGCAGCTACAGAACCGAGCACATTCTTTCCTTCAGACCCATCAAGTGCGCC AATCACAGCGACAGCAAGGTGACTCTGTACGAAAGCGAGGACTTCCAGGGTCGCAAGTTCGAGATGTGCGATGACTACCCGTCTCTACAGGCCATGGGCTGGACCACCAAGGAGGTGCCGTCTATCAAAGTCAACTCGGGAGC CTGGGTGGCGTATCAGTTCCCCGGTTACCGAGGTTACCAGTACATCctggagagagacagacaccaAGGAGAGTACAGAAACTACAACGAGTTCAGCACCCAAGCTCACACCAACCAGGTGCAGTCCATCCGGAGAATCCAGCACTAG
- the fev gene encoding protein FEV yields the protein MKSKAFVQQVSTMRRDGGGKLVFNMYLSDPTESLLKENKGASWGPINTGAQKGSGQIQLWQFLLELLSDAGNASCIAWEGTNGEFKLLDPDEVARRWGERKSKPNMNYDKLSRALRYYYDKNIMTKVHGKRYAYKFDFHGLAQVCQPASCSEQALYKFQGNFSPIPFSKLNLHVTPAGMHAPPGFSYWAAATGSSQAAAAAALYHHHHHHHHHHHSHPGHNLQPAGPFPTVSPGHIGCGVNNVNNHYN from the exons ATGAAATCCAAGGCTTTTGTGCAGCAAGTGAGCACAATGAGAAGAGACGGTGGAGGGAAGCTCGTGTTCAACATGTATCTCTCAG ATCCGACGGAAAGTCTGTTGAAGGAGAATAAAGGAGCTTCTTGGGGACCGATTAATACCGGAGCTCAAAAAG gcagTGGCCAAATCCAGCTGTGGCAATTCCTCTTGGAGCTCCTCTCGGACGCCGGCAACGCCTCATGCATCGCCTGGGAAGGCACCAACGGCGAGTTCAAACTTCTGGACCCGGACGAGGTGGCTCGGCGCTGGGGCGAGCGCAAGAGCAAACCCAACATGAACTACGACAAGCTGAGCCGCGCGTTGCGCTACTACTACGACAAAAACATCATGACCAAAGTGCACGGCAAGCGCTACGCCTATAAATTCGACTTCCATGGCCTGGCCCAGGTGTGCCAGCCCGCCTCGTGCTCCGAGCAGGCCCTCTACAAGTTCCAGGGCAACTTCTCGCCCATCCCCTTCTCCAAACTCAACCTGCACGTGACGCCCGCCGGCATGCACGCCCCGCCGGGCTTCTCCTATTGGGCAGCCGCCACTGGTTCTTCCCAAGCCGCCGCAGCCGCCGCCCTctaccaccaccatcatcaccaccaccatcaccatcacTCGCACCCGGGGCACAACCTGCAGCCGGCCGGGCCCTTTCCTACCGTCTCGCCCGGACACATCGGCTGTGGCGTCAATAACGTCAATAATCACTACAACTGA
- the cdk5r2b gene encoding cyclin-dependent kinase 5 activator 2b, with amino-acid sequence MGTVLSISPATKKAMDADVSGDGIKVDKSLKRPSVFVSLSWKKLVASSAKKSAKKVTPNPNPPCPAVVVRRNSENARKTLQTEERKQRAPIPVPVPTVPTRKTPPVQKPVGNPSVSAAAASPRRIVIQASTGELLRCLGDFVCRRCYKLKELNSGEVILWFRNIDRTLLLQGWQDQGFITPANVVFVYLLCEATLEESVASPAELQGAFQTCLYLAYSYMGNEISYPLKPFMMEANKDVFWETSLGIIERLSGKMLRLNADPHFFTEVFQELKSQRDCNEAGLDR; translated from the coding sequence ATGGGCACCGTGCTCTCCATTTCGCCGGCCACCAAGAAGGCGATGGACGCCGACGTGTCCGGCGACGGCATCAAGGTCGACAAGAGCCTGAAGCGGCCGTCCGTCTTCGTGTCGCTGTCGTGGAAGAAGCTGGTGGCCAGCTCGGCGAAGAAGAGCGCCAAGAAGGTGACCCCCAACCCCAACCCGCCGTGCCCCGCGGTGGTGGTCCGGCGCAACAGCGAGAACGCCCGGAAGACGCTGCAAACCGAGGAGCGCAAGCAGCGAGCGCCCATCCCAGTGCCGGTCCCCACGGTGCCCACGCGGAAGACCCCGCCGGTGCAGAAGCCAGTCGGCAACCCGTCGGTGTCGGCGGCTGCGGCGTCCCCGCGGAGGATCGTCATCCAGGCGTCCACCGGGGAGCTCCTGCGCTGCTTGGGGGACTTCGTATGCCGCCGCTGCTACAAGCTGAAGGAGCTGAACAGCGGTGAGGTGATCCTGTGGTTCCGCAACATTGACCGGACTCTTTTGCTGCAAGGCTGGCAGGACCAGGGCTTCATCACGCCGGCCAATGTGGTGTTTGTGTACCTGCTGTGCGAGGCCACCCTGGAGGAGAGCGTGGCCAGCCCAGCCGAGCTGCAGGGCGCCTTCCAGACCTGCTTGTACCTGGCCTACTCCTACATGGGTAACGAGATCTCGTACCCGCTCAAGCCCTTCATGATGGAGGCCAACAAGGACGTGTTCTGGGAGACCTCGCTTGGCATCATCGAGCGGCTGAGCGGCAAAATGCTGCGGCTCAACGCGGACCCGCACTTTTTCACCGAGGTCTTCCAGGAGCTCAAGAGCCAGCGGGACTGCAACGAGGCCGGCCTGGACCGCTGA